A stretch of the Nicotiana tabacum cultivar K326 chromosome 6, ASM71507v2, whole genome shotgun sequence genome encodes the following:
- the LOC107830453 gene encoding geranylgeranyl diphosphate reductase, chloroplastic-like, giving the protein MASIALKTFTGLRQSSPENNSITLSKSLPLTQTHRRLRINASKSSPRVNGRNLRVAVVGGGPAGGAAAETLAKGGIETFLIERKMDNCKPCGGAIPLCMVGEFDLPLDIIDRKVTKMKMISPSNVAVDIGQTLKPHEYIGMVRREVLDAYLRDRAAEAGASVLNGLFLKMDMPKAPNAPYVLHYTAYDSKTNGAGEKRTLEVDAVIGADGANSRVAKSINAGDYEYAIAFQERIRISDDKMKYYENLAEMYVGDDVSPDFYGWVFPKCDHVAVGTGTVTHKADIKKFQLATRLRADSKITGGKIIRVEAHPIPEHPRPRRLQDRVALVGDAAGYVTKCSGEGIYFAAKSGRMCAEAIVEGSEMGKRMVDESDLRKYLEKWDKTYWPTYKVLDILQKVFYRSNPAREAFVEMCADEYVQKMTFDSYLYKKVAPGNPIEDLKLAVNTIGSLVRANALRREMDKLRV; this is encoded by the coding sequence ATGGCTTCCATTGCTCTCAAAACTTTCACCGGCCTCCGTCAATCCTCGCCGGAAAACAATTCCATTACCCTCTCTAAATCCCTCCCCTTAACCCAAACCCACCGTAGGCTCCGAATCAATGCTTCCAAATCCAGCCCAAGAGTCAACGGCCGCAACCTTCGTGTTGCGGTGGTGGGCGGTGGTCCAGCTGGTGGCGCCGCCGCTGAAACACTCGCCAAGGGCGGAATTGAAACCTTCTTAATCGAACGCAAAATGGACAACTGCAAACCATGTGGTGGGGCCATCCCTCTTTGCATGGTGGGAGAATTTGACCTCCCTTTGGATATCATTGACCGGAAAGTCACAAAGATGAAGATGATTTCCCCGTCCAACGTTGCCGTCGATATCGGACAGACCTTAAAGCCTCACGAGTACATCGGTATGGTGCGCCGCGAAGTACTCGATGCTTATCTCCGTGACCGTGCTGCTGAAGCCGGAGCCTCTGTTCTCAACGGCTTGTTCCTCAAAATGGACATGCCCAAAGCCCCAAACGCACCTTACGTCCTTCACTACACAGCTTACGACTCCAAAACTAACGGCGCAGGAGAGAAGCGCACCCTGGAAGTTGACGCCGTTATCGGCGCTGACGGCGCAAATTCCCGTGTCGCAAAATCCATCAACGCCGGTGACTACGAGTATGCTATTGCTTTCCAAGAAAGGATTAGAATTTCAGATGATAAAATGAAGTATTACGAGAATTTAGCTGAAATGTACGTCGGAGATGACGTGTCCCCTGATTTTTACGGGTGGGTTTTCCCCAAGTGTGACCACGTTGCCGTTGGCACTGGCACAGTCACCCACAAAGCTGACATTAAGAAATTCCAGCTAGCTACAAGACTGAGAGCCGATTCCAAAATCACTGGAGGAAAAATTATCCGGGTGGAGGCCCACCCGATTCCAGAACACCCTAGACCGAGAAGATTACAAGACAGAGTTGCATTGGTTGGTGATGCAGCAGGGTACGTGACAAAATGTTCAGGCGAAGGGATTTACTTCGCGGCAAAGAGCGGACGTATGTGTGCTGAAGCAATTGTTGAGGGTTCAGAAATGGGAAAGAGAATGGTGGACGAGAGTGATTTGAGGAAGTATTTGGAGAAATGGGACAAGACTTATTGGCCAACGTACAAGGTGCTTGATATATTGCAGAAAGTATTTTACAGGTCGAATCCGGCGAGGGAGGCTTTTGTTGAAATGTGCGCAGATGAGTATGTGCAGAAGATGACATTTGACAGCTATTTGTACAAGAAAGTGGCACCAGGAAACCCCATTGAAGACTTGAAGCTTGCTGTGAATACCATTGGAAGTTTGGTGAGAGCTAATGCACTAAGAAGGGAAATGGACAAACTCAGAGTATAA
- the LOC107830445 gene encoding GDSL esterase/lipase At1g74460-like, giving the protein MKLTLTLPIFVTILTLLLGGCNCKIVQFIFGDSLSDVGNNNFLSKSLARANLPWYGIDFGNGLPNGRFCNGRTVADIIGDEMGLPRPPAYLNQSLTEDVILEDGVNFASGGGGILNETGTYFIQRFSLYKQIELFQGTQDLIREKLGSKEAEKFFQQARYVVALGSNDFINNYLMPVYSDSWTYTDKSFIQYLMDTLRAQLILLHSLGARELMVFGLGPMGCIPLQRVLSTDGQCQDKTNQLALAFNKATNELVVELSNTLPNASYKFGDAYDVVNDVITNPGNYGFSNSDSPCCSFGRIRPALTCIPASTLCSDRSKYVFWDEYHPSDSANELIAKELIKKLGFLKSNQTDVSPPTPAATSFSSDDVGQ; this is encoded by the exons ATGAAGCTCACACTAACCTTGCCAATTTTTGTGACAATTTTAACTCTTCTACTTGGAGGTTGCAATTGCAAGATTGTACAATTCATCTTCGGGGACTCTCTTTCAGATGTTGGCAACAACAACTTCCTCTCTAAAAGCCTTGCTCGCGCGAACTTGCCATGGTATGGTATTGATTTTGGAAATGGATTGCCTAATGGTAGATTCTGCAATGGCCGTACTGTTGCTGATATAATAG GTGACGAAATGGGACTTCCACGGCCACCAGCATATCTAAATCAATCGTTAACAGAAGATGTCATATTGGAGGACGGAGTCAATTTTGCCTCTGGTGGTGGTGGAATTCTAAACGAGACAGGCACCTATTTC ATACAGAGGTTTTCCTTATACAAGCAAATAGAATTATTTCAAGGAACACAAGACTTAATTAGAGAAAAATTAGGAAGCAAAGAAGCTGAGAAATTTTTCCAACAAGCACGATACGTTGTCGCCCTGGGAAGCAATGATTTCATCAACAATTACTTAATGCCAGTTTACAGTGATTCATGGACTTACACTGATAAATCTTTTATTCAATACTTAATGGACACTCTCAGAGCACAACTTATA ttGTTGCATAGTTTGGGGGCAAGGGAGTTGATGGTGTTTGGGCTCGGACCAATGGGGTGTATTCCACTTCAAAGAGTTTTAAGTACAGATGGACAGTGTCAAGACAAGACTAATCAGTTGGCTCTAGCcttcaacaaagcaacaaacgaACTTGTCGTAGAATTGTCCAACACTCTTCCAAATGCAAGCTACAAGTTTGGAGATGCATATGATGTTGTCAACGATGTCATTACCAATCCCGGCAATTATG GTTTTAGTAACTCTGATTCACCATGCTGCTCATTCGGAAGAATTAGGCCAGCTTTAACGTGTATTCCAGCATCGACATTGTGCAGTGACAGAAGCAAATATGTTTTTTGGGATGAATATCATCCTTCTGATAGTGCTAACGAGTTAATTGCTAAAGAGCTCATCAAAAAGCTTGGATTTTTGAAGTCCAATCAGACCGATGTTTCTCCCCCAACACCAGCAGCCACGAGTTTTTCATCGGATGATGTTGGACAGTAG
- the LOC107830421 gene encoding uncharacterized protein LOC107830421 encodes MGRRSMRGDSGKVQIADSVRLQKISTEYKFVLDEVCPEKPRDDATDDEQKAYQKWVKADEMVWCYILASMSNILQHQHQSMESTYDILENLKEMFGDQNRAAKQTAMKAPLNTKMVEGSSVRDHVLKMISLLNELEVLGANIDKDMQVEMILQTLPDSV; translated from the exons atggggcgacgTTCCATGCGTGGCGACAGTGGGAAAGTTCAGATCGCTGATTCTGTTAGGCTGCAGAAAATTTCCACAG AATACAAATTTGTGCTCGATGAGGTGTGTCCAGAAAAACCTAGAGATGATGCTACGGATGATGAACAAAAGGCTTACCAAAAATGGGTTAAGGCTGATGAGATGGTGTGGTGTTATATTCTGGCATCCATGTCAAACATTCTGCAACATCAGCATCAGTCTATGGAGTCTACTTATGACATTCTAGAAAATCTCAAAGAAATGTTTGGAGATCAGAATCGTGCGGCTAAGCAGACTGCCATGAAAGCTCCTCTGAATACCAAAATGGTTGAAGGTTCATCTGTTAGGGACCATGTTCTGAAGATGATAAGTCTTCTGAATGAACTGGAGGTCCTTGGAGCTAACATTGATAAGGATATGCAGGTTGAAATGATATTGCAGACTCTGCCTGATAGTGTTTAG